The Streptomyces sp. NBC_01775 genome includes a region encoding these proteins:
- a CDS encoding NAD(P)/FAD-dependent oxidoreductase, translating into MSPHNGSSHNGSSHPGPSARPTVAVIGGGYGGTAVAKALDEIADVVLVEAKDSFVHNVAALRGLVDPDWADRLFLPYDRLLPRGTVRRGRAVHVDATAVTLADGERITADYTVLATGSGYPFPAKFDTDDSAAAKARLHTVREALAASAHVLLLGAGPVGLELAGEIRAAWPGKRVTVTDPAAELLPGFPDAFRARVRDELAGLGIEVLLGTALSGPPPTEPGTFQPFTVRTEGGHSLGADLWLRCHGVVPATGYLDEALAATARRADGHLLVTPELRLAGQERLFALGDITAVPEAKTAKAANEHAGVVAANLRALITGEGELATHTPGAPAMALPLGPERGATYSPEMGVLDAAATAEMKGADLMLSVFAEIFGIPERAVTVDS; encoded by the coding sequence ATGTCCCCGCACAACGGCTCTTCGCACAACGGCTCTTCGCACCCCGGCCCCTCCGCCCGTCCCACCGTGGCCGTCATCGGTGGCGGCTACGGCGGCACCGCCGTGGCCAAGGCGCTCGACGAGATCGCCGACGTGGTCCTGGTCGAGGCCAAGGACTCCTTTGTGCACAACGTCGCCGCGCTGCGCGGCCTGGTCGACCCCGACTGGGCCGACCGCCTCTTCCTCCCGTACGACCGGCTGCTCCCCCGGGGCACCGTCCGGCGCGGCCGGGCCGTGCACGTGGACGCCACCGCCGTCACCCTCGCCGACGGCGAGCGGATCACCGCCGACTACACCGTGCTGGCGACCGGTTCGGGATACCCGTTCCCCGCGAAGTTCGACACCGACGACAGCGCGGCGGCCAAGGCCCGCCTCCACACCGTCCGCGAGGCGCTCGCCGCCAGCGCGCATGTGCTGCTGCTCGGCGCGGGCCCGGTGGGGCTGGAGCTGGCCGGGGAGATCAGGGCGGCGTGGCCCGGCAAGCGCGTCACGGTGACCGACCCCGCCGCCGAGCTGCTGCCCGGCTTCCCCGACGCCTTCCGCGCACGGGTACGCGACGAGCTCGCCGGCCTCGGTATCGAGGTGCTGCTCGGCACCGCGCTGAGCGGACCGCCGCCCACCGAGCCGGGCACCTTTCAGCCCTTCACCGTGCGCACCGAGGGCGGTCACTCGCTCGGCGCCGACCTGTGGCTCCGCTGCCACGGAGTCGTCCCCGCCACCGGCTACCTCGACGAGGCACTCGCCGCCACCGCCCGCCGGGCCGACGGGCACCTCCTGGTCACCCCGGAGCTGCGCCTGGCCGGTCAGGAACGGCTGTTCGCCCTCGGCGACATCACCGCCGTCCCCGAGGCCAAGACCGCCAAGGCCGCGAACGAACACGCCGGGGTGGTGGCCGCCAACCTCCGCGCCCTGATCACGGGCGAGGGCGAACTGGCCACTCACACGCCCGGCGCCCCCGCGATGGCGCTTCCGCTCGGCCCCGAGCGCGGGGCCACCTACTCCCCGGAGATGGGCGTACTGGACGCCGCCGCCACCGCCGAGATGAAGGGCGCCGACCTGATGCTGTCCGTGTTCGCCGAGATCTTCGGCATCCCCGAGCGCGCCGTCACCGTGGATTCGTAG
- a CDS encoding PPOX class F420-dependent oxidoreductase, with amino-acid sequence MSPSIATNTRVGLAELLDFVRPRHRAILLTQREDGAPQASPLTCGVDSAGNIVISTYPERAKTHNARRSSQVSVLVLSDEWNGPWVQIDGEAEVLDVPESVEPLVEYFRSISGEHPDWDEYRQAMVKQGKSLIRVAPRRWGPIATGGFPARLAP; translated from the coding sequence ATGAGTCCTTCGATCGCCACCAACACGCGCGTCGGCCTCGCCGAGCTGCTCGATTTCGTACGGCCCCGGCACCGCGCCATCCTGCTGACCCAGCGCGAGGACGGGGCCCCGCAGGCTTCGCCGCTCACCTGCGGCGTGGACAGCGCGGGCAACATCGTCATCTCGACCTATCCCGAACGCGCCAAGACGCACAACGCGCGCCGCAGCTCTCAGGTGAGCGTGCTCGTGCTGTCCGACGAGTGGAACGGGCCATGGGTGCAGATCGACGGCGAGGCCGAGGTGCTGGACGTGCCCGAGTCCGTGGAGCCGCTGGTCGAGTACTTCCGCTCGATCTCGGGCGAGCACCCCGACTGGGACGAGTACCGGCAGGCCATGGTCAAACAGGGCAAGTCGCTGATCCGGGTGGCCCCGCGCCGCTGGGGCCCGATCGCCACGGGCGGCTTCCCGGCACGGCTCGCACCGTAG
- a CDS encoding MarR family winged helix-turn-helix transcriptional regulator: MTETTRAADRAGAAETAGTARATGRGSRAARRKAVPAPEIATSLVRLSHLVDHVFADVCRDFDLTQQQAQLLCMLIDGPVGMTELSRLLHVEKSSLTGLVDRVERRGLVERVRADNDRRAFRIALTAPGAELADDSHAAMCARLEALGQELGQRERETLNSGISCVLAAHTAETGRPWDRTE; encoded by the coding sequence ATGACGGAGACAACGAGGGCGGCGGACAGGGCCGGGGCGGCGGAGACGGCCGGGACGGCGCGGGCAACGGGAAGGGGCTCGCGTGCGGCCCGGCGCAAGGCGGTGCCCGCGCCGGAGATCGCCACCTCGCTCGTACGGCTCTCCCACCTCGTGGACCACGTCTTCGCCGACGTCTGCCGGGACTTCGACCTCACTCAGCAGCAGGCACAGCTGCTGTGCATGCTGATCGACGGCCCCGTGGGCATGACCGAGCTGAGCCGTCTGCTGCACGTGGAGAAGTCGAGCCTGACCGGCCTGGTGGACCGGGTGGAGCGGCGCGGTCTGGTCGAGCGGGTCCGCGCCGACAACGACCGCCGCGCCTTCCGGATCGCTCTGACCGCGCCAGGCGCCGAGCTGGCCGACGACTCGCACGCCGCCATGTGCGCCCGGCTCGAAGCGCTGGGCCAGGAGCTGGGCCAGCGGGAGCGGGAGACGCTGAACAGCGGCATCAGCTGCGTCCTCGCCGCGCACACGGCCGAGACCGGACGCCCCTGGGACCGTACGGAATGA
- a CDS encoding ARPP-2 domain-containing protein, with protein MRSAPDLTGLETRPSQVWGGVRLVPLVRREPIEDLRLHARAYGPGEGDVPGPGTVDLGRGHTYTSYIPHGFVAHWTHDGTPAPGRPDAPAAAYGTQLAAGPETPPPAAMGVRVHRRLARREAKDRLRFLPLHLALEGYLALHFGGPSIVWEEWSQRAVRRGLSPREEEAYTGAQVRGLADALRVFEIHPGQCGVMVYVADALAAAFVVPHPGDYRALHPTLLLDLYGELIHHYATLSAPVPEFRARIDGAGIRTLAQLRAAAAGQESAWARFHDGTMAAGLLEEAATWQRVQGLGRFTLSRFLPSFRPKRENHIGETITDRAGRLAYLKTFRLSENQVRRGHLLDQLAAHDWHLARTAAALGTGEAQLGMRLESAGFGYLLRQDVLDGYRKRTRAPRD; from the coding sequence GTGAGGAGCGCACCCGATCTGACGGGCCTGGAGACCCGCCCCTCGCAGGTATGGGGCGGCGTGCGGCTCGTCCCGCTGGTACGGCGCGAGCCGATCGAGGACCTGCGCCTGCACGCTCGCGCGTACGGGCCCGGCGAAGGGGACGTGCCGGGCCCCGGGACCGTGGACCTGGGGCGCGGACACACCTACACCTCCTACATCCCGCACGGCTTCGTCGCCCACTGGACCCATGACGGCACCCCCGCCCCCGGCCGGCCGGACGCCCCGGCAGCCGCCTACGGCACCCAGCTCGCCGCCGGCCCCGAGACGCCTCCGCCCGCCGCCATGGGCGTACGCGTCCACCGGCGGCTTGCCCGGCGCGAGGCGAAGGACCGGCTGCGCTTCCTCCCGCTGCATCTCGCCCTGGAGGGCTATCTGGCCCTGCACTTCGGCGGCCCCTCGATCGTGTGGGAAGAGTGGTCGCAGCGTGCCGTGCGCCGGGGACTGTCGCCCCGCGAGGAGGAGGCGTACACGGGAGCGCAGGTGCGCGGACTGGCCGACGCGCTGCGGGTGTTCGAGATCCACCCCGGGCAGTGCGGCGTCATGGTCTACGTCGCCGACGCGCTCGCCGCCGCCTTCGTCGTCCCCCACCCGGGCGACTACCGCGCGCTGCACCCCACGCTGCTGCTCGACCTGTACGGCGAACTCATCCACCACTACGCGACGCTGAGCGCCCCCGTGCCGGAGTTCCGGGCCCGGATCGACGGCGCGGGCATCCGCACGCTCGCCCAGCTGCGCGCGGCGGCGGCCGGGCAGGAGTCCGCGTGGGCGCGGTTCCACGACGGCACGATGGCCGCCGGACTGCTGGAGGAAGCGGCCACCTGGCAGCGGGTACAGGGGCTGGGCCGCTTCACCCTCTCCCGCTTCCTGCCGTCCTTCCGCCCCAAGCGGGAGAACCACATCGGCGAGACCATCACCGACCGGGCCGGGCGCCTGGCCTACCTCAAGACGTTCCGGCTCTCCGAGAATCAGGTCAGACGCGGCCACCTCCTCGACCAACTGGCAGCCCATGACTGGCACTTGGCCCGCACCGCCGCCGCACTCGGCACCGGCGAGGCCCAGCTCGGCATGCGACTGGAGTCGGCGGGCTTCGGCTACCTGCTCCGCCAGGACGTCCTGGACGGCTACCGCAAGCGCACCCGCGCTCCCCGCGACTGA
- a CDS encoding helix-turn-helix domain-containing protein, which produces MRYFTPGPVHHRLGLVCLGVGMQHGALPAVGPRTLDHHVAVVISGGRGWYIHPDDPTGRRHEVVAPALLWITPGVPHHFGADPDEGWDESFVDFTGSAVTAYTELGCVEPGRPLVPLTDAGPARAAVARITRAARPGNPLLEVEAAAAVHELLVALRRTRADTTADGAPVLEALARDSFLPLSVAEHAARHGMTAAELRTAVRRSAGCSPKDYLLGIRLGRAKELLAATDLPVSTVARRVGYDDPAYFSRLFTRRVGTPPIHFRAQQSRTVPGGYAHRVPHPDHPPTISRPRSAVTDRD; this is translated from the coding sequence ATGCGGTATTTCACTCCCGGCCCCGTCCACCACCGCCTCGGCCTGGTCTGCCTGGGTGTCGGGATGCAGCACGGCGCGCTTCCCGCCGTGGGCCCGCGCACCCTCGACCACCACGTCGCCGTCGTCATCAGCGGAGGACGCGGCTGGTACATCCACCCCGACGACCCCACCGGGCGGCGGCACGAGGTGGTGGCCCCCGCGCTGCTGTGGATCACCCCCGGCGTCCCGCACCACTTCGGCGCCGACCCCGACGAGGGCTGGGACGAGAGCTTCGTCGACTTCACCGGCTCCGCCGTGACCGCCTACACCGAACTGGGCTGCGTCGAGCCCGGCCGCCCCCTCGTCCCGCTCACCGACGCGGGCCCGGCCCGTGCCGCCGTCGCCCGCATCACCCGCGCGGCGCGGCCCGGCAACCCGCTGCTGGAGGTCGAGGCGGCAGCCGCCGTCCACGAACTCCTCGTCGCGCTGCGCCGTACGCGGGCCGACACGACGGCCGACGGCGCACCCGTCCTGGAGGCGCTGGCCCGCGACTCCTTCTTGCCGCTGTCGGTCGCCGAACACGCGGCCCGGCACGGGATGACCGCCGCCGAACTGCGCACCGCCGTACGCCGTAGCGCCGGATGCAGCCCCAAGGACTACCTGCTCGGGATACGCCTCGGCCGCGCCAAGGAACTGCTCGCCGCGACCGACCTGCCCGTCTCCACCGTCGCCCGACGCGTCGGCTACGACGACCCGGCCTACTTCTCCCGTCTGTTCACCCGCCGGGTGGGCACCCCGCCGATCCACTTCCGCGCCCAGCAGTCCCGCACCGTCCCCGGCGGCTACGCCCACCGCGTCCCCCACCCCGACCACCCGCCGACGATCAGCCGCCCACGATCAGCCGTCACTGACCGGGACTGA
- the metH gene encoding methionine synthase, producing MTARKLSRADALREAFASRVVVADGAMGTMIQAQDPSLDDFQQLEGCNEILNVTRPDIIRAVHREYFAAGVDCVETNTFGANHAALGEYDIAGRIFELSETGVAIAREVAEEFESGDGRVRWVLGSMGPGTKLPTLGHAPYGVLRDAYQENAEGMIAGGADALLVETTQDLLQTKASVIGARRALDAVGVGLPLLVSVTVETTGTMLLGSEIGAALTALEPLGIDMIGLNCATGPAEMSEHLRYLARHSRIPVSCMPNAGLPVLGKDGAHYPLTPGELADAHEGFVRDYGLSLVGGCCGTTPEHLRQLVERVRGAQPTERTPQPEPGAASLYQAVPFRQDNSHMAIGERTNANGSKKFREAMLEGRWDDCVEMARNQIREGAHMLDLCVDYVGRDGVADMKELAGRFATAATLPIVLDSTEVDVIQAGLECLGGRAVINSVNYEDGDGPASRFAKVTELAGEHGAALIALTIDEEGQARTVEHKVAVAERLIADLTGDYGIRECDILIDTLTFTICTGQEESRKDGLHTIEAIRELKRRHPEVQTTLGLSNISFGLNPAARLVLNSVFLDECVKAGLDSAIVHASKILPIARLEEEQVSTALDLIYDRRAEGYDPLQKLMELFEGATAKTMKEGKAEELAALPLDERLQRRVIDGEKNGLEADLDEALESRPALAIVNDTLLAGMKVVGELFGSGQMQLPFVLQSAEIMKTAVAYLEPHMEKTDDDGKGTIVLATVRGDVHDIGKNLVDIILSNNGYTVVNLGIKQPVSAILEAAEENKADVIGMSGLLVKSTVIMKENLEELNQRKMAADFPVILGGAALTRAYVEQDLHEVYEGEVRYAKDAFEGLSLMDALMGVKRGVPGAALPQLKQRRVAKRDLPLPEPEPGEGSIRSDVATDNAVPAPPFWGTRVVKGIGLKEYASWVDEGALFKGQWGLKESRKGDGPSYEELVETEGRPRLRGWLDQLQSQNLLESAVVYGYFPCHSKGDDLILLNEDGSERTRFTFPRQRRGRRLCLADFFRSEESGETDVVGLQVVTVGSKIGGRTAELFAADAYRDYLELHGLSVQLAEALAEYWHARVRSELGYAGEDPDAMADMFALQYRGARFSLGYGACPNLEDRAKIADLLQPGRIGVELSEEFQLHPEQSTDAIVIHHPEAKYFNAR from the coding sequence GTGACCGCCCGGAAACTGTCCCGGGCTGATGCCTTGCGGGAGGCTTTTGCCTCGCGTGTGGTGGTGGCTGACGGGGCGATGGGGACGATGATTCAGGCGCAGGATCCGTCGTTGGATGATTTTCAGCAGCTTGAGGGCTGTAACGAGATTTTGAATGTGACGCGTCCGGACATTATTCGTGCGGTGCATCGGGAGTATTTCGCCGCGGGTGTGGACTGTGTGGAGACGAATACCTTTGGTGCGAATCATGCGGCGCTGGGGGAGTACGACATCGCTGGGCGGATCTTCGAGCTTTCGGAGACGGGGGTGGCGATCGCGCGGGAGGTGGCGGAGGAGTTCGAGTCCGGTGACGGGCGGGTGCGGTGGGTGCTGGGGTCGATGGGGCCGGGGACGAAGCTGCCGACGTTGGGGCATGCGCCGTACGGGGTGTTGCGGGACGCGTATCAGGAGAATGCGGAGGGGATGATCGCGGGGGGTGCGGATGCGCTGCTGGTGGAGACGACGCAGGATCTGTTGCAGACGAAGGCGTCGGTGATCGGTGCGCGGCGGGCGTTGGATGCGGTGGGGGTGGGTTTGCCGTTGCTGGTGTCGGTGACGGTGGAGACGACCGGGACGATGCTGCTGGGTTCGGAGATCGGTGCGGCGTTGACGGCGTTGGAGCCGTTGGGTATCGACATGATCGGGCTGAATTGCGCGACGGGTCCGGCGGAGATGAGTGAGCATCTGCGTTATCTGGCGCGGCATTCGCGTATTCCGGTGTCGTGCATGCCGAATGCGGGGCTGCCGGTGCTGGGGAAGGACGGTGCGCATTATCCGTTGACTCCGGGGGAGCTGGCGGATGCGCATGAGGGTTTTGTGCGGGATTACGGGCTCTCGCTGGTGGGCGGCTGCTGCGGCACCACGCCCGAGCACCTGCGGCAGCTGGTCGAGCGGGTGCGCGGGGCCCAGCCGACCGAGCGCACACCGCAGCCCGAGCCGGGTGCCGCCTCGCTCTACCAGGCGGTGCCGTTCCGGCAGGACAACTCGCACATGGCGATCGGTGAGCGGACGAACGCGAACGGGTCGAAGAAGTTCCGGGAAGCCATGCTGGAGGGCCGCTGGGACGACTGCGTGGAGATGGCCCGCAACCAGATCCGTGAAGGCGCCCACATGCTCGACCTGTGCGTCGACTACGTCGGCCGCGACGGTGTGGCCGACATGAAGGAGCTGGCCGGGCGCTTCGCCACCGCTGCGACCCTCCCCATCGTGCTGGACTCGACCGAGGTCGACGTGATCCAGGCGGGGCTGGAATGCCTCGGTGGCCGTGCCGTCATCAACTCCGTCAACTACGAGGACGGCGACGGCCCCGCCTCCCGGTTCGCCAAGGTCACCGAACTGGCCGGCGAACACGGTGCGGCACTGATCGCCCTGACGATCGACGAGGAGGGCCAGGCGCGCACGGTCGAGCACAAGGTCGCCGTCGCAGAGCGGCTGATCGCGGATTTGACCGGCGATTACGGTATCCGTGAGTGCGACATCCTCATCGACACGCTGACCTTCACGATCTGTACCGGTCAGGAGGAGTCGCGCAAGGACGGTCTCCACACCATCGAGGCGATCCGCGAGCTGAAGCGCCGTCACCCGGAGGTACAGACGACCCTGGGCCTGTCGAACATCTCCTTCGGGCTGAATCCGGCCGCGCGCCTCGTGTTGAATTCGGTGTTCCTGGACGAGTGTGTGAAGGCGGGCCTGGATTCGGCGATCGTGCACGCCAGCAAGATCCTCCCGATCGCCCGTCTGGAGGAGGAACAGGTCAGCACCGCGCTCGACCTCATCTACGACCGGCGAGCCGAGGGCTACGATCCGCTCCAGAAACTCATGGAGTTGTTCGAGGGCGCGACGGCGAAAACGATGAAGGAGGGCAAGGCCGAGGAACTGGCGGCCCTCCCGTTGGACGAGCGGTTGCAGCGGCGCGTGATCGACGGGGAGAAGAACGGCCTGGAGGCCGACCTGGATGAGGCGCTGGAGTCGCGGCCGGCGCTGGCGATCGTCAACGACACGCTGCTGGCCGGGATGAAGGTCGTGGGCGAGCTGTTCGGCTCCGGGCAGATGCAGCTTCCGTTCGTGCTCCAGTCCGCCGAGATCATGAAGACGGCGGTGGCCTATCTGGAGCCGCACATGGAGAAGACCGACGATGACGGCAAGGGCACGATCGTGCTGGCCACCGTGCGCGGTGACGTCCATGACATCGGTAAGAATCTCGTGGACATCATTTTGTCCAACAACGGCTACACCGTTGTCAATCTCGGTATCAAGCAGCCTGTTTCGGCGATTTTGGAGGCCGCTGAGGAGAACAAGGCGGATGTGATCGGGATGTCGGGGCTGTTGGTGAAGTCCACGGTGATCATGAAGGAGAACCTGGAGGAGCTGAACCAGCGCAAGATGGCGGCTGATTTCCCCGTCATTCTCGGTGGCGCTGCCCTGACCCGTGCCTATGTCGAGCAGGATCTGCACGAGGTCTACGAGGGCGAGGTCCGCTACGCCAAGGACGCCTTCGAAGGGCTGAGCCTCATGGACGCCCTCATGGGAGTGAAGCGCGGCGTCCCCGGAGCGGCGCTTCCCCAGCTGAAGCAGCGCCGCGTGGCCAAGCGCGACCTCCCTCTCCCGGAGCCGGAGCCCGGCGAGGGCTCGATCCGCTCGGACGTTGCCACCGACAACGCCGTCCCGGCGCCCCCGTTCTGGGGCACGCGGGTGGTCAAAGGGATCGGCCTCAAGGAGTACGCCTCGTGGGTCGATGAAGGTGCCCTGTTCAAGGGGCAGTGGGGGCTGAAGGAGTCCCGCAAGGGTGACGGGCCCTCCTACGAGGAACTGGTGGAGACGGAGGGACGGCCGCGCCTTCGCGGGTGGCTGGATCAGCTCCAGTCGCAAAACCTGCTGGAGTCGGCCGTGGTCTACGGCTACTTCCCCTGCCACTCCAAGGGCGATGACCTCATCCTGCTCAACGAGGACGGCTCCGAGCGCACCCGCTTCACCTTCCCCCGCCAGCGCCGGGGACGCCGCCTGTGCCTGGCCGACTTCTTCCGCTCCGAGGAATCCGGCGAAACCGACGTCGTCGGGCTTCAAGTGGTCACCGTCGGCTCGAAGATCGGCGGCAGGACGGCCGAGCTGTTCGCCGCCGACGCCTACCGGGACTATCTGGAGCTGCACGGCCTGTCCGTCCAGCTCGCGGAGGCCCTCGCGGAGTACTGGCACGCCAGAGTCCGCTCCGAGCTGGGTTACGCCGGTGAGGATCCCGACGCGATGGCGGACATGTTCGCCCTCCAGTACCGGGGTGCCCGCTTCTCGCTGGGCTACGGCGCCTGCCCGAACCTGGAGGACCGCGCCAAGATCGCCGACCTGCTCCAGCCCGGACGCATCGGGGTCGAACTGTCCGAGGAGTTCCAGCTCCACCCCGAACAGTCCACCGACGCGATCGTCATCCACCACCCCGAAGCGAAGTACTTCAACGCCCGCTGA
- a CDS encoding carbohydrate kinase family protein — protein sequence MRIAVTGSIATDHLMTFPGRFADQLLADSLDKVSLSFLVEELEIRRGGVAANIAFGLGGFGLSPVLVGAAGTDWADYQLWLKEHGVDTDSVHVSADRHTARFVCTTDADHNQIGSFYPGAMSEAREISLREVAARTGGFDLVVISPDDPEAMLRHTRECVGLGIPFAADISQQLAVLDREGVRALLAGPAYLFTNAYESVLLQERTGWTEQQILGRVGTWVTTRGADGVHIEQAGVRPLDVPAVPPSGTLEPTGAGDAFRAGFLAGLAWDLGHEQSARLGAALATTVLETTGTQTYDLRRDTFLGRLRDAYGAPAADALAPHLKALR from the coding sequence GTGCGTATCGCGGTGACCGGTTCGATCGCCACGGACCACCTGATGACCTTCCCCGGCCGCTTCGCCGATCAACTCCTCGCCGACAGCCTGGACAAGGTGTCGCTCTCCTTCCTCGTGGAGGAGCTGGAGATACGGCGCGGCGGTGTCGCGGCCAACATCGCCTTCGGGCTGGGCGGGTTCGGCCTGTCCCCGGTGCTGGTCGGCGCCGCGGGCACCGACTGGGCCGACTACCAGCTCTGGCTCAAGGAGCACGGCGTCGACACCGACTCCGTGCACGTCAGCGCCGACCGCCACACCGCGCGCTTCGTGTGCACCACCGACGCCGACCACAACCAGATCGGCTCCTTCTACCCCGGAGCCATGAGCGAGGCCCGCGAGATCTCCCTGCGCGAGGTCGCCGCGCGTACCGGCGGGTTCGACCTCGTCGTCATCTCGCCCGACGACCCCGAGGCGATGCTCCGGCACACCCGCGAATGCGTCGGTCTCGGAATCCCGTTCGCCGCCGACATCTCCCAGCAGCTCGCCGTCCTGGACCGGGAGGGCGTCCGCGCGCTGCTGGCAGGGCCCGCGTACCTGTTCACCAACGCGTACGAATCCGTGCTCCTCCAGGAGCGCACCGGCTGGACGGAGCAGCAGATCCTCGGCCGGGTCGGCACCTGGGTCACCACGCGCGGCGCGGACGGCGTGCACATCGAACAGGCAGGCGTGCGCCCGCTCGACGTACCGGCCGTTCCGCCCTCCGGCACCCTCGAACCCACCGGAGCGGGCGACGCCTTCCGCGCCGGTTTCCTCGCCGGCCTCGCCTGGGACCTGGGCCACGAGCAGTCGGCGCGGCTGGGCGCGGCGCTGGCCACCACCGTCTTGGAGACCACCGGCACGCAGACCTACGACCTGCGCCGCGACACCTTCCTCGGCCGCCTGCGCGACGCCTATGGCGCCCCCGCCGCCGACGCGCTCGCCCCGCACCTGAAGGCCCTGCGGTGA